TTCCAGCCCCCTACGCTTTAGTTCTATCTGAACTAATGGTAGTCCATTAATTAGCAAGGTAACATCATAACGATTTTCGTATTTTCCTTCCTGTGTAATCTGATTGGTAACCTGATATTCATTTTGACACCAATGTTCTACGTTCAAAAATTCAAAATATAGATTATCTCCATTATCTCTTAAGATATGATGCTTCGTTTCACGTAATATTTTGGCTTTTTCAAAAACAGAACCTTTATTCAGTATATTTAATACTTTTTCAAATTCACTGTCGCTAAATTGTATATTATTGTGTTTTTCTAATTGCGTTTTCAGATTTGCAAGTAAAGCTTTTTCATCAGCAATGGTAATGTATTTATGACCCAATTTTTGTAATTGGACTATTAGTTGTTGTTCTAAGATTTGTTCTGACTGCTTGCTCAAAATGATTATGAATTAGGAGTTATTGTGTTGGCTTTAAGTATGTACAAATTTAACAAAATAAAGGGTTTTCTTTCACTTCTCCTAATTCATAATCTAAAGTTTATCTCAAAGCTTTAAACATTTGCTCAATCGCCTTCTTCTTCTGCTCCATGTTGGGATGGACATAGAGATTTAAGGTTGTGCTGATATTGGAATGTCCCAAAAGGACACTAACAGTTTTGTAATCGCAATTACTTTCAATACATCTGGTGGCAAAACTGTGTCTAAGTCCATGAAACTTTAGATCTGGCATTTTTAACTCTTTCATTAGGTTTTTATAATAGCTGCGATAGGTTCTGGGTTCAGTAGGCTTGATATCATTAGTTAATACAAAGAACGCCGGATTAACAATTTTTTTAAATGGTTTGAGTATTCTTAATAAATCTTTGCTTATTGGAATTTCTCGAATGGAATTTTTTGTTTTTGGTGTATCTAAAATAAGTTCCGTTTTTCTACTTCCATCCTCTATAACATAAATGCGTTGGATTGTTCTGTTAACGCTGATAATACCATTTTCTGTATCAACATCTTCCCAAGTAAGGGCACAGACTTCTCCAATGCGCATACCCGAGCTTAGGCAAATATAAACGCCTAAATTTCGAAATGTAAAATGCTCTTGTATATAATTCATGATTTTTTTCTGATCCGAACGGTTTAAAACCTCTATCGTATATTTCTCTCGTTCTGTTGGAAATTGGATGTCAAATGGATTATAATTCATCCATTTATGTTTAGCTCCATATTTGAGAATCATTTTCAGAACAATTAGAATATCCTTTATTGTTTTTTGGCTCAAACCTGATTCCAATTTCTGGAATACAAAAGCCTGTACCTCTCCTTCCTCAATCGAATATTTATCACCAAATATGGGTAATAGATGATTTTCAATTAAAAGTGTATAAGCAGAAAAACTTGATTTCTTCACATACTGTTTTTTGTTTGTTTTCCATAGGTCAATTACCTCTGAAATTTGTTTTTGATCATTCATTATTATTTAATTTTTGTGAACTCCAAAGGAAAGAAATAAAGAATTGAAGATTTTATTATCACTAAGGTTCCTAATTTGAGATTTCCTGAGTTTACTGAAGAATGGGAAACTAAGAAGTTAGGAGAAGTTGTGAATTTTAAAGTAACTAATTCCTTTTCGAGGGATAATTTGAATTATGAAAATGGTACTGTAAAAAACATCCATTATGGTGATATTCATACCAAGTTTCAAACTTTGTTTGATATTTCAAAAGAAACAGTGCCATTTATAAATGAGGAAATGAATGTGGGAAGAATTTCGGATGAAAATTATTGCAGAGAAGGAGATATTATATTTGCAGATGCTTCCGAAGATTTGAATGATGTGGGTAAAAGTATAGAAGTTATAAATGTCAATGGTGAGAAATTATTATCAGGATTGCATACTTTATTAGCAAGACCAAAAGTAAATATTTTTCATTTGGGCTTTAATGGATATTTATTCAAATCCAACCAAGTAAGAACACAGATTCAAAAAGAATCTCAGGGGTCAAAAGTTCTAAGTATCAATGTTGGACGGATTTCAAAAATTGAATTATCGTTTCCTGCTGTGCAAGAACAAGAAAGAATTACTGCTTTATTGAGCTTGTTGGATGAACGTATCCAAACCCAAAACAAAATACTATTAAATCATAAATCCTTAATTAAAAATCTCAGAGATATGCTTTTTAAGCATAAAATTAGATTTAAAGATGATAATGGGAGTGAATTTCCTGACTGGGTGAGTTGTAAGCTCAAAGACGTTACACATAGAATCGTTCAGAAAAATTCAGAAAAAAACACAAACGTTTTAACAATATCAGCTCAATATGGTTTAATAAGTCAACTTGAATTTTTTAACAAATCTGTTTCGGCAAAAGATGTTTCAGGTTATTATCTTTTAAGTAAGGGTGACTTTGCTTATAATAAAAGTTATTCAAATGGGTATCCAATGGGAGCGATAAAGAGATTAATAAAATATGACAAAGGAATTGTCTCTACATTATATATTTGCTTTCGATGTAATGAAAATGTTAACAAAGATTACATGGAACATTATTTTGAATCACAAATTCAAAACATTGAAATAGAAAAAGTTGCACAAGAGGGAGCACGGAACCACGGACTTTTAAATGTTGGTATTACTGATTTTTTTGATATTAATGTAAATATTCCTTCTATCATGGAACAAGAAAAAATAGGTACTTTCCTTTCCGTAATTAATCGAAAAATAGAAACTGAAAATGAGATTTTAGAACAACTTGAAAATCAGAAACAATACCTATTGCGGCAAATGTTTGTTTAATCTATTGTATTGTTAAGAACAAGTTTTATAATAACACTGTAGCAATGCAATCTTAAAATTTTAATTAACATTTTTCGTATTTAAAATTATTACAAAGTCAAATAAACAAATTTTGCAGTAAAAACTTTTTCTGCTCTTCTAATTTTTGCCGCAAGCGTGATTCTATATCTATTTTGGAATCTATGGATGAAAGAAAATCAGCGATTTTGATTTGCTCCTTTAAACAAGGAATTTTAATCGAGTATTTTGAGATTTGTGGAACAGTTAGTTGAGGTACTCCAGTACTTTCAATAACAAAATTAATGTCATTTATAGCTTCTTCTAAATATTTAGAACTAATTTCACTTTTGGGAACAATTACTATAAGTCTCACAATAGCATTAAATTCTTCGTGCCTTACATTTGCAACTCCTAAATTTCCCCTTCCACTTACAGTAACGCTGTTTTTAGGGTATTGTGCTGTACTTGCATAGCCATATAATCCCAGTCCGGCCCCATTCGCATAAATCGGATGACAGTATTTATATGTCTTTTCTTTTTGATAATCCAACTTCTCCAAATCACCACCTACATAAAACCTTCCGATCTCATTCAATTTTTTCTTGCTCCACTCAGAAAACTCACTCCCATTATCATCTTTAAAACGTAATTGTTGAGAAAATATTTTTTTAATTAGTGTTTGTTTTAACAATTTTAAACCCTCAATTATTTTGTTTTGGGTTTGGATACGGTTATCTAATAGTTCTAAAAAGTTTGCTATCTTACTTTGTTCTTGAGAATTGGGATAATGTATCCTAATGTTTCCTAAATCTGATGAATTAATTGCAGGATAACTTGTACCAGTACATCTTTCAATAACTTTATCAACAAACTTTTGGTTATGCAGATACTGAAAAACAAACTGAGAATTATGTAATGTTCTAATTTGTGCATATCCTGTAGAGGCTACATAATCTCCTTCTTTATCAAAAAACAAATTGTTCTTTTGATAAGGTCTTACCATCTGGAATAATATATCTCCTTTTGTTAATCCTCTCTGGGCTCTGCTTGGGGCTTCATCTTTTAAAATTCTTTCTTCTTTTAACAAACATCCGTTAACTACACTTTCCAAATCAATATAGACAAATGAAATAGGCAAGTTTTCATTTTTAGGATTTATAATAGTAATCTCACCCAACTTCTTAGTTTCCCATTCTTCAGTAAACCCTGGAAATCTCAAATTAGGAACGTTACCTACTTTTAATTTTTTATTCGCCATCTTGACAATTCAATTTTCGTTAGTAAAAACATTAAGGATATAAAAAATTTAAAAAACAAGTCCTAATTCCTTGAAATATACATCAATTTCCTTGTCCAACTCAGCACGCTTGGCTTCCAAAGATTTGATTTCCTGCATTACTGAATGTATATCGATTTCTTCTTCTGGTTCAAAAGTATCTACATAACGAGGAATATTTAAATTATAATCGTTTTCAGCAACTTCTTTTAAAGAAGCTAAATGACTGTATTTTTCAATCACCGTTCTATTACGATAGGTTTCTACAATCTTAGTGATGTGATTGTCTCGCAACATATTTTGGTTCTTTACCTTTTCAAACTCTTTGCTGGCATCAATAAATAAAATATGGTCTGGATCTTCCTTACATTTTTTAAACACTAAAATACATGTCGGAATACTGGTTCCATAGAAAATGTTGGCAGGCAAACCAATTACTGCATCTAAGTAATTCTTTTGTTCAATAAGGTATTTACGAATATGTAATTCTGCTGCACCACGGAACAATACGCCGTGTGGCAATACAATCGCCATGGTACCGTTTTCCGCTAAATGATAAATCATATGTTGCACAAAAGCGAAATCTGCTTTACTAGCTGGAGCCAACTTTCCATATTGACTGAAACGGTCATCATTCAGAAATAGAGGATTAGCACTCCAATTGGCTGAAAAAGGAGGGTTTGCTACTATAGCCTCAAAAGGCATATCATTCAGATGCTGCGGGTGTTCTAAAGTATCTTCTTGCTTAATATTGAATTTCAGATAATGTACTCCGTGAAGGATCATATTCATTCGAGCAAGATTGTATGTGGTACGGTTCATCTCTTGTCCGTAAAAATTATTGACATCTTTTACCTCACGTGCAACACGCAATAATAACGATCCCGAGCCACAGGTTGGATCATATACCGATTTTAATCTATTCTTCCCTGTCGTAACAATTTTTGCAAGAATTTTGGAAACTTCTTGAGGTGTATAGAACTCTCCTGCCTTTTTACCGGCTCCACTTGCAAACTGACCAATAAGATACTCATAGGCGTCACCTAATACATCTAGTTCAGAATTCTCCAACTTAAAATCTATTTCATCAAGATGTACTAGAACTTTCACTATTATTGCATTTCTTGCTTCTGCAGTTCGTCCTAAATTATTACTATTTAAGTCCATATCTGAAAAAAGATCTTCAAAATCTTCCTCACTTTGAGTTCCCATTGTACTCAACTGAATATTGGTCAGGATTTTTTGTAAATCTTCTAGAATGAAATTATTACTACCGCTGTTTCCTCTTTTTGCAATTTCACTAAAAAGTTCAGATGGTTTTAAAAAGTAGCCCAAATTTTCTAGAGCTTCGTCTCTAATAGCTTCAATATATTCTTGACCTATTTTTGTGTTTTCTTCAATATTCCTGAACTGAATGTTATCTTGTTCTAAAATTAAGTCAGCAAAAATTTCCATTTTTTCAGCCAAATATTTATAGAATATGAAACCTAGTATATAATCCCGGAACTCATCCGCATTCATCTTTCCTCGTAAAGTATTCGCTATATTCCAAAGCTGTTGCTCCAATATTTTTTTCTGTTCTTCTGACATTTGAAATAATCGTTATTAGATTAGGGATTAATTATCCTTAAGAGGGCACTAATATAATAAACTTTTGTACCGTATGGGTTATGTTTGTAACGAAAAACCAAATAGAATGTAATATAATTCTTTCTCGTTTGAATTTCTATACTGTCAACTTAATACAGTTGCAACTTGAGGTACACATTTAAGGTTAAAATTATTGAGATGACTATTTTTCATCCACAAAGCACATTTATTTTACCCACGCAAATCCCACCGCACATAAAAGAGCTTTGTTGGATGTTCTGAGAAAGCGTATTGAAAAAATCTCCTAACTTCATCCTGTATGATATTTTTCAATACCCATTCAGTGGCTTTCTAAGCCACCATACTTACACATCACATAAACACAAGTTGTTTAAAAATTCTACAACATATTGGCAAGCTTTCCAATTACTCAAATATGCTGCTGAATAGTTTAGGATACCATATAAATTCTATTTAATTTTACTTTAAAACAAACCGAATAAAACCTGTTTCTTTAAGTTCACATAAAGATAATGAATAAAATATTTTCCATATTATTACTCTGCACAATGTACTCATGTAATCCCCAAAATAAGATGGCAATTGATAAATTAGTACTTAATGAAAACGTAGAAGATTTTTTCCAAAATGGGAATACTGCTGTAGAAGCCAGAGAAATTAATACAACATTGCCATTTATCTACACAAATGACGTAGAATCATATAAATATGGCACTGTAAATTTTGTAAATTCAGATGGGGATGATATGATATTGAGTCGTATAGGTGTATTATTGGCAAGACCTACAGATGCAACTATTGTTGGAGTTGTTGTTGCTATTGAGAACACCCAAACCAGCAGTTTACTTCTAAAAGAAATAACAAAATTAAACGGGCTGCCGGAAATACTAGTGCCGATTCCCCAAGAGAATAATGATAATCAGCTACTGGGCCATTCTGCATATCTCTGGCGCTTAAAGGATAATCGTTCCATTATTCTTACCCAATCCTATGAATATACTGAAGGCAAAAGAACTATGTCCTCTTTAATGTATATGGTTTCAAACAAAGTAAAAGTTATAGATCCCAATCAAGACGAATTTGTCGTTGATAGATTAATCCGAACCTATAAGTAGCTAAATGGATTGTAAAATATAACCATACAATATTTAAGTTTTTAGTTTTATAAAGCAGGATTCAATCATCCTGTTTTTTTATACCCATTCTTTCATCCCAAAGCACATTTATCTCTCCCACGCAAATCCCATCGCTCATAAAAGAGCTTTGCCCGGATGTTGTGGGAAAGCGTATTGAAAAAATCGCCCAGCGACACCCAACAATGATATTTTTCAATACCCTTTCAGTGGCTTTCTAAGCCACCATATTTACACACCACAAAAACACTAGTTGTTTAGAAATTCTGCCATATAGAGGCAAGCTTTCCGGTCACATTGGCTAGTTACCGAAAGCCATCTTCATTACTTCCCCTTTGTTTTTTTATCCAAGAACCGGTATGCTGTTTTGTTCCATTTCAAGAGCAAAGGTATTTACGTGTTCTTAACGCAGGTACAAGGTCAAGCCCTTCGGGTTTGCAAAAAAATCTCCACCTATCCAGGTCGTATTTTTTTGTCAAAACCTTGTACCTGCTAAACACGAACCTTTTATGCTCCTGAAACGAAACAAAGCATACTCCGGCTCTTTAAACGAATAAAAAAAAATGTCAGAAATGAAAATAAATATTGGAATTGGTAATAGGGTGAAACGAAACAGCACCACCTCTCATTGCCAAATAAATAAAATCAAAAAAAAAAAAAAAATAACTCAAAAAATCTAAAATCATGAACATCACAGGAAGATTGACAAGGGATGCGGAAGTACGCACAACGTCACAGAACAAAGAAGTAGTAAGCTTTTCAGTAGCAGTAAACGACAGCTACAAAACCAAGCAAGGAGAACGTATAGAGCAAACCGCCTTTTTCGATTGCTCCTATTGGAGAACCCCAAAAGTAGCCGATTTTCTTACCAAAGGTACATTGGTAGAACTATCAGGGAGAGTAAGTGCAAGAGCATGGGCAGGTAATGACGGAGAACCAAGAGCAGGACTGAATTTCCATACCACAGAAATCAAATTCTACGGAGGTGCTAAGAAAGCAGAAACCGTAGAGGCTACTAAGAAAATCAAAACTGTTAATCCTGTACCACAGGAAACAACAGACGACCTCCCATTCTAACAACGAGTATGCAATCATTTTATAAACTTTAAATCATTTTATCATGGCACACAACATTAATTTCAACGAGAAAACAGGACGTTATTCATTCTTTAGCGTACAACAAAAAGCGTGG
This genomic window from Mariniflexile sp. TRM1-10 contains:
- a CDS encoding tyrosine-type recombinase/integrase, with the protein product MNDQKQISEVIDLWKTNKKQYVKKSSFSAYTLLIENHLLPIFGDKYSIEEGEVQAFVFQKLESGLSQKTIKDILIVLKMILKYGAKHKWMNYNPFDIQFPTEREKYTIEVLNRSDQKKIMNYIQEHFTFRNLGVYICLSSGMRIGEVCALTWEDVDTENGIISVNRTIQRIYVIEDGSRKTELILDTPKTKNSIREIPISKDLLRILKPFKKIVNPAFFVLTNDIKPTEPRTYRSYYKNLMKELKMPDLKFHGLRHSFATRCIESNCDYKTVSVLLGHSNISTTLNLYVHPNMEQKKKAIEQMFKALR
- a CDS encoding restriction endonuclease subunit S, whose product is MRFPEFTEEWETKKLGEVVNFKVTNSFSRDNLNYENGTVKNIHYGDIHTKFQTLFDISKETVPFINEEMNVGRISDENYCREGDIIFADASEDLNDVGKSIEVINVNGEKLLSGLHTLLARPKVNIFHLGFNGYLFKSNQVRTQIQKESQGSKVLSINVGRISKIELSFPAVQEQERITALLSLLDERIQTQNKILLNHKSLIKNLRDMLFKHKIRFKDDNGSEFPDWVSCKLKDVTHRIVQKNSEKNTNVLTISAQYGLISQLEFFNKSVSAKDVSGYYLLSKGDFAYNKSYSNGYPMGAIKRLIKYDKGIVSTLYICFRCNENVNKDYMEHYFESQIQNIEIEKVAQEGARNHGLLNVGITDFFDINVNIPSIMEQEKIGTFLSVINRKIETENEILEQLENQKQYLLRQMFV
- a CDS encoding restriction endonuclease subunit S, with the translated sequence MANKKLKVGNVPNLRFPGFTEEWETKKLGEITIINPKNENLPISFVYIDLESVVNGCLLKEERILKDEAPSRAQRGLTKGDILFQMVRPYQKNNLFFDKEGDYVASTGYAQIRTLHNSQFVFQYLHNQKFVDKVIERCTGTSYPAINSSDLGNIRIHYPNSQEQSKIANFLELLDNRIQTQNKIIEGLKLLKQTLIKKIFSQQLRFKDDNGSEFSEWSKKKLNEIGRFYVGGDLEKLDYQKEKTYKYCHPIYANGAGLGLYGYASTAQYPKNSVTVSGRGNLGVANVRHEEFNAIVRLIVIVPKSEISSKYLEEAINDINFVIESTGVPQLTVPQISKYSIKIPCLKEQIKIADFLSSIDSKIDIESRLRQKLEEQKKFLLQNLFI
- a CDS encoding type I restriction-modification system subunit M, which gives rise to MSEEQKKILEQQLWNIANTLRGKMNADEFRDYILGFIFYKYLAEKMEIFADLILEQDNIQFRNIEENTKIGQEYIEAIRDEALENLGYFLKPSELFSEIAKRGNSGSNNFILEDLQKILTNIQLSTMGTQSEEDFEDLFSDMDLNSNNLGRTAEARNAIIVKVLVHLDEIDFKLENSELDVLGDAYEYLIGQFASGAGKKAGEFYTPQEVSKILAKIVTTGKNRLKSVYDPTCGSGSLLLRVAREVKDVNNFYGQEMNRTTYNLARMNMILHGVHYLKFNIKQEDTLEHPQHLNDMPFEAIVANPPFSANWSANPLFLNDDRFSQYGKLAPASKADFAFVQHMIYHLAENGTMAIVLPHGVLFRGAAELHIRKYLIEQKNYLDAVIGLPANIFYGTSIPTCILVFKKCKEDPDHILFIDASKEFEKVKNQNMLRDNHITKIVETYRNRTVIEKYSHLASLKEVAENDYNLNIPRYVDTFEPEEEIDIHSVMQEIKSLEAKRAELDKEIDVYFKELGLVF
- a CDS encoding single-stranded DNA-binding protein, whose amino-acid sequence is MNITGRLTRDAEVRTTSQNKEVVSFSVAVNDSYKTKQGERIEQTAFFDCSYWRTPKVADFLTKGTLVELSGRVSARAWAGNDGEPRAGLNFHTTEIKFYGGAKKAETVEATKKIKTVNPVPQETTDDLPF